In one Sphingomonas hankookensis genomic region, the following are encoded:
- the rpsT gene encoding 30S ribosomal protein S20 — MANTPQAKKRIRRNARRAEINGARVGRIRTFVKKVEAAIVAGDREAATTALANVQPELARGVAKGVLHKNTASRKFSRLTKAVGAIA, encoded by the coding sequence ATGGCGAATACGCCACAGGCGAAGAAGCGTATCCGGCGCAATGCGCGTCGTGCGGAAATCAATGGTGCGCGCGTCGGCCGCATCCGTACCTTCGTGAAGAAGGTCGAGGCAGCGATCGTCGCCGGCGACCGCGAAGCAGCCACCACCGCGCTGGCGAACGTCCAGCCGGAACTGGCCCGTGGCGTCGCCAAGGGCGTGCTGCACAAGAACACCGCGAGCCGCAAGTTCTCGCGTCTGACCAAGGCCGTCGGCGCGATCGCCTGA
- a CDS encoding Tim44/TimA family putative adaptor protein, which yields MVFVVLLAMVAAFLAMRLYAVLGKRTGHEPLPRPAEERIGTPPAARPIEVTPEARVLGPRHVESGAEPGLRALIAADPSFDVAQFIEGAKSAYRMILEAFWKDDEATLEWLTERDVREAFGQAIAERNAAGQTLDNRLVSIERAVVTEASVEGGVARVAVRFDADIAAVTRDADGNMIAGSLSDAVETHDVWTFLRVLKSSDPNWKLADTDEA from the coding sequence TTGGTTTTTGTCGTCCTGCTCGCGATGGTGGCGGCGTTTCTGGCGATGCGGCTCTATGCCGTGTTGGGCAAGCGCACCGGCCATGAACCCCTGCCGCGCCCGGCCGAGGAACGCATCGGCACGCCGCCGGCCGCCCGCCCGATCGAGGTGACGCCGGAGGCGCGCGTGCTGGGTCCGCGCCATGTCGAAAGCGGTGCCGAACCCGGCCTGCGCGCGCTGATCGCGGCCGATCCTAGCTTCGACGTCGCGCAGTTCATCGAAGGGGCCAAGTCCGCCTATCGCATGATCCTCGAGGCTTTCTGGAAAGACGACGAGGCGACGCTGGAATGGCTGACCGAACGCGACGTGCGCGAAGCCTTCGGACAGGCGATCGCCGAGCGTAACGCCGCCGGCCAGACGCTCGACAACCGCCTCGTCTCGATCGAGCGCGCGGTCGTGACCGAGGCATCGGTCGAGGGCGGGGTCGCCCGCGTCGCGGTCCGTTTTGATGCCGATATCGCCGCGGTCACCCGCGATGCCGATGGCAACATGATCGCCGGCTCGCTGTCGGACGCGGTCGAGACGCATGACGTGTGGACGTTCCTGCGGGTGCTCAAGAGCAGTGACCCGAACTGGAAGCTTGCCGACACCGACGAAGCCTGA
- a CDS encoding alpha-D-glucose phosphate-specific phosphoglucomutase, producing MTSTVETTPFTDQKPGTSGLRKKVRVFQQPHYAENFIQSVFDVVEGEDGATLVIGGDGRYLNREVIQTAIRMAAANGFARAIVGQGGILSTPAASNVIRTRGAIGGLVLSASHNPGGPDEDFGIKYNVSNGGPAPESFTDALYARTLEIDRYVISDITDIDLDTLGETTVDGLTVEVIDPVAAYAECMEGLFDFAAIRDLIAGGFRLSFDAMHAVTGPYATEILERRLGAATGTVVNGAPLPDFGGHHPDPNLVHAHELYERMMGDDAPDFGAASDGDGDRNLIIGRGIFVTPSDSLAVLAANAHLAPAYKDGIAGIARSMPTSAAADRVAQALGVPLYETPTGWKFFGNLLDAGLVTICGEESAGTGSNHVREKDGLWAVLLWLNILARRRQPVAEIMADHWARYGRNYYARHDYEGVEQAGADALMTSLRDRLATLPGTTIGDLTISEADDFAYHDSTDGSVSRKQGIRILFADGSRIVFRLSGTGTQGATLRVYIERYEPADGDLAQQTGDALAPLVAAAETVASIREHTGRNEPDVVT from the coding sequence GTGACCAGCACCGTCGAAACCACGCCCTTTACCGACCAGAAGCCCGGCACGTCGGGCCTGCGCAAGAAGGTGCGGGTGTTCCAGCAGCCGCATTATGCCGAGAACTTCATCCAGTCGGTGTTCGACGTAGTGGAGGGCGAGGACGGTGCGACGCTGGTGATCGGGGGTGACGGGCGCTACCTGAACCGCGAGGTCATCCAGACCGCGATCCGCATGGCCGCCGCCAACGGCTTCGCGCGGGCGATCGTCGGACAGGGCGGCATCCTCTCGACGCCTGCCGCCTCCAACGTCATCCGCACGCGCGGCGCGATCGGCGGCCTCGTCCTGTCGGCCAGCCATAATCCCGGCGGGCCGGACGAGGATTTCGGCATCAAGTACAATGTCTCGAACGGCGGCCCGGCGCCGGAGAGCTTCACCGACGCGCTCTATGCCCGTACGCTGGAAATCGACCGCTACGTCATCAGCGACATAACCGATATCGACCTCGACACGCTCGGCGAGACGACCGTCGACGGCCTGACCGTCGAGGTGATCGACCCCGTCGCCGCCTATGCCGAATGCATGGAAGGGCTGTTCGACTTCGCCGCGATCCGCGACCTGATCGCCGGCGGCTTCCGCCTGTCGTTCGACGCGATGCACGCGGTCACCGGCCCCTATGCGACCGAGATCCTCGAGCGTCGCCTGGGTGCCGCCACCGGCACCGTCGTCAACGGCGCCCCCCTGCCCGATTTCGGCGGCCATCACCCCGACCCCAATCTCGTCCATGCGCATGAACTGTACGAGCGGATGATGGGCGACGACGCCCCCGATTTCGGCGCGGCATCGGACGGTGACGGTGACCGCAACCTGATCATCGGGCGCGGCATTTTCGTGACGCCCTCCGACTCGCTGGCGGTGCTTGCGGCCAACGCCCACCTCGCCCCGGCGTACAAGGACGGCATCGCCGGCATCGCCCGCTCGATGCCGACCTCCGCCGCCGCCGACCGCGTGGCGCAGGCGCTGGGCGTGCCGCTCTACGAAACCCCGACCGGCTGGAAATTCTTCGGCAACCTGCTCGACGCCGGTCTTGTCACCATCTGCGGCGAGGAAAGCGCGGGCACCGGATCGAACCATGTCCGCGAAAAGGATGGCCTCTGGGCAGTCCTGCTGTGGCTCAACATCCTCGCCCGCCGCCGCCAGCCGGTGGCCGAGATCATGGCCGACCATTGGGCGCGCTATGGCCGCAACTATTATGCGCGCCACGATTATGAGGGCGTCGAACAGGCCGGCGCCGACGCGCTGATGACGTCGCTGCGCGACCGTCTGGCGACGCTGCCCGGCACGACGATCGGCGACCTGACCATCTCGGAAGCCGACGACTTCGCCTATCACGATAGCACCGACGGATCGGTCAGCCGCAAGCAGGGCATCCGCATCCTGTTCGCCGATGGCTCGCGCATCGTGTTCCGCCTGTCGGGCACCGGCACGCAGGGCGCGACGCTGCGGGTCTATATCGAGCGCTACGAGCCGGCGGACGGCGATCTGGCGCAGCAGACCGGCGACGCGCTCGCCCCGCTGGTGGCGGCGGCGGAGACGGTGGCGTCGATCCGGGAGCATACCGGGCGGAACGAGCCGGACGTCGTTACGTAA
- the secB gene encoding protein-export chaperone SecB, whose amino-acid sequence MEDQNDATGIDAFANGDDSQPSVNVITQYVKDLSFENPNAPGVYQLPGSPKLDVQFNIGANQVGDDVHEVVLKIEARAEIEDQVMYLVDLSFAGLFGLRNIPAEHLQPFLLGEAPRILFPFARRVLADAVRDGGFPPLMLEPIDFAQLYLSQAEQQAGMGEVAGHA is encoded by the coding sequence ATGGAAGATCAGAACGACGCCACCGGCATCGACGCCTTTGCCAATGGGGACGACAGCCAGCCGTCGGTCAACGTCATCACCCAGTACGTCAAGGACCTGTCGTTCGAGAATCCGAACGCGCCGGGCGTGTACCAGCTGCCGGGCAGCCCGAAGCTGGACGTGCAGTTCAACATCGGCGCGAACCAGGTCGGCGACGATGTCCATGAAGTCGTGCTTAAGATCGAGGCCCGGGCCGAGATCGAGGATCAGGTGATGTATCTGGTCGACCTGTCGTTCGCCGGCCTGTTCGGCCTGCGCAACATTCCCGCCGAGCATCTCCAGCCGTTCCTGCTGGGTGAAGCGCCACGCATCCTGTTCCCCTTCGCCCGCCGGGTGCTGGCCGATGCGGTGCGCGACGGCGGCTTCCCGCCGCTGATGCTGGAGCCGATCGACTTCGCGCAGCTGTATCTCAGCCAGGCCGAACAGCAGGCCGGGATGGGCGAGGTCGCCGGTCACGCCTGA
- the dnaA gene encoding chromosomal replication initiator protein DnaA, with product MPVDHEQVEVAAAWARVRQNLRVSAGQRLFDRWLKPMELVAPDGDGVVRLTLPSAFMTDWVRNHYAERLAHEFRAQLPHVRDVTVETATALPTRIVPPAPLFDSAPAEAPLPLMAAAAAAPMPAVPQRAPAERPAFDPRYRFDRFVVAPSNRVAFNAAKALAEPGVPRFSPLFLHSATGLGKTHLMHAIGHAFLEADPGASAVYLPAERFMFEFVAAMRARDTHSFKARLRGVDLLMIDDLQFVAGKDATQEECLHTINAFMDAGKRVVIACDRSPALLDGIDPRLLSRLGGGLVADIKTPETELRHEILAAKLAEVPGTAVPEDVIDLLAGRIRGSVRELEGALNRLVAYASLTGETIDMAFAHATLGEMLAGPAKRVTIDDIQRAVSAHFEVKQLDLVSARRAQVIARPRQVAMYLAKRLTTRSLPEIGRKFGNRDHSTVIHAVRRIEELRGVDREIDAAVRTLMRSLEG from the coding sequence ATGCCGGTGGATCATGAACAGGTGGAGGTGGCAGCGGCTTGGGCCCGCGTGCGCCAGAACCTGCGCGTGTCCGCCGGGCAGCGACTGTTCGACCGGTGGTTGAAGCCGATGGAGCTGGTCGCGCCCGATGGCGACGGCGTGGTCCGCCTGACGCTGCCATCGGCCTTCATGACCGATTGGGTCCGCAACCATTATGCCGAGCGCTTGGCGCATGAATTCCGTGCCCAGCTGCCCCATGTCCGTGACGTCACCGTCGAAACCGCCACCGCCTTGCCCACCCGAATCGTTCCGCCCGCTCCGTTGTTCGATTCGGCACCGGCCGAAGCGCCGTTGCCGCTGATGGCGGCGGCCGCCGCCGCACCGATGCCCGCCGTGCCGCAGCGTGCCCCGGCCGAGCGTCCGGCGTTCGACCCGCGCTATCGATTCGACCGGTTCGTGGTCGCGCCGTCGAATCGCGTGGCGTTCAACGCGGCTAAGGCGCTGGCCGAACCGGGCGTGCCGCGTTTCAGCCCGCTGTTCCTCCACAGCGCCACGGGCTTGGGCAAGACGCACCTGATGCACGCCATCGGCCATGCCTTCCTCGAGGCCGATCCGGGTGCGAGCGCGGTCTATCTGCCGGCCGAGCGGTTCATGTTCGAATTCGTCGCGGCGATGCGCGCGCGCGACACGCACAGCTTCAAGGCGCGGCTGCGCGGCGTCGACCTGCTGATGATCGACGACCTGCAGTTCGTTGCCGGGAAGGACGCCACGCAGGAGGAATGCCTCCACACGATCAACGCGTTCATGGACGCGGGCAAGCGGGTGGTGATCGCCTGCGACCGCTCGCCGGCGCTGCTCGACGGGATCGACCCGCGGCTGCTGTCGCGGCTGGGCGGCGGTCTGGTCGCCGATATCAAGACGCCCGAAACCGAGCTGCGTCACGAAATCCTGGCCGCCAAGCTGGCCGAGGTGCCGGGTACCGCGGTGCCGGAGGATGTGATCGACCTGCTCGCCGGGCGGATTCGCGGCAGCGTGCGCGAGCTGGAAGGCGCGCTCAACCGCCTTGTCGCCTATGCCTCGCTGACCGGTGAGACGATCGACATGGCGTTTGCCCATGCGACGCTGGGCGAGATGCTGGCGGGGCCGGCCAAGCGGGTTACGATCGACGATATCCAGCGCGCGGTATCAGCGCATTTCGAGGTGAAGCAGCTCGACCTGGTATCGGCGCGCCGCGCACAGGTGATCGCGCGACCGCGTCAGGTGGCGATGTATCTCGCCAAGCGGCTGACCACCCGGTCGCTGCCGGAGATCGGCCGCAAGTTCGGCAATCGCGACCATTCGACCGTGATCCATGCGGTTCGGCGGATCGAGGAACTGCGTGGGGTGGATCGCGAAATCGACGCGGCGGTCCGTACGCTGATGCGCTCGCTCGAAGGCTGA
- the murJ gene encoding murein biosynthesis integral membrane protein MurJ, whose product MKLAKSLGSVGGLTLASRVLALVRDSLQATFVGAGFASDAFLVAFRLPNMFRALFAEGAFNAAFVPLFNKKVAEGDEAAEGQGLSAGIAFARDVLSVLLPVLIAATVVMLIAAWPLTYLLSGGFNDPTPDQFAYAVTLSRITIPYLLLISIVSLLGAILNSLDKFWVNAAAPILLNVAMVAGLLFFHGPDAYATARVQAWAVTAGGALQLGWLMFACRRAGVSLKPRRPRMTDDVRAMLKLIVPAAAGAGAMQFNLVISTALSGKLLDAGSISYIYYADRLNQLPLGLIGIGLGTILLPTISRQLSRKDDAGAMDTQNRGIELALLLTLPATIAFLTVAEPIIRALFQHGAFGPEDTIRCAQSLAAFSLGLPAYVLIKVLTPGFYARQDTRTPVRFAMWSIGINIVLNLALIPTVAHIGPPLATAVAAWVNVAMLYVTLKRRGHFALDRQLTHRLPRFAVAALLMGAALFFADTLVAPWTTGAVVTRILGMVALVGAGAIVYGVACLATGAFRLADLRALLRRRAA is encoded by the coding sequence ATGAAACTCGCAAAATCGCTGGGATCGGTCGGCGGGCTGACGCTTGCCAGCCGGGTGCTGGCGCTGGTCCGCGATTCGCTGCAGGCGACGTTCGTCGGCGCGGGCTTCGCGTCGGATGCGTTCCTCGTCGCGTTCCGGCTGCCCAACATGTTCCGCGCGCTGTTCGCCGAAGGGGCGTTCAACGCCGCGTTCGTGCCGCTGTTCAACAAGAAGGTGGCCGAAGGCGACGAGGCCGCCGAGGGACAGGGGCTCAGCGCCGGCATCGCCTTTGCCCGCGACGTGCTCTCGGTGCTGCTGCCGGTGCTGATCGCGGCGACGGTGGTCATGCTGATCGCCGCTTGGCCGCTGACCTATTTGTTGTCGGGCGGGTTCAACGATCCGACGCCCGACCAGTTCGCCTATGCGGTCACGCTGTCGCGGATCACCATTCCCTATCTGTTGCTGATCTCGATCGTGTCCTTGCTGGGCGCGATCCTCAATTCGCTCGATAAATTCTGGGTGAATGCCGCCGCCCCGATCCTGCTCAACGTCGCGATGGTCGCAGGGCTGTTGTTCTTCCACGGGCCGGACGCCTATGCGACGGCGCGGGTGCAGGCATGGGCGGTGACGGCGGGCGGCGCGTTGCAGCTGGGCTGGCTGATGTTCGCCTGCCGCCGCGCGGGCGTGTCGCTCAAACCCCGCCGGCCGCGCATGACCGACGATGTGCGCGCGATGCTGAAGCTGATCGTGCCCGCCGCCGCCGGGGCGGGGGCGATGCAGTTCAACCTGGTCATATCCACCGCGCTGTCGGGCAAGCTGCTCGATGCCGGGTCGATCTCCTACATCTATTATGCCGACCGGCTGAACCAGCTGCCGCTGGGGCTGATCGGAATCGGGCTTGGCACCATCCTGCTCCCCACCATTTCGCGCCAGTTGAGCCGCAAGGACGATGCGGGCGCGATGGATACGCAGAATCGCGGCATCGAACTGGCGCTGCTGCTGACGCTGCCCGCGACCATCGCGTTCCTGACCGTCGCCGAACCGATCATCCGCGCGCTGTTCCAGCATGGCGCGTTCGGGCCGGAGGATACGATCCGCTGCGCCCAGTCGCTCGCCGCCTTCTCGCTGGGACTCCCGGCCTATGTCCTGATCAAGGTGCTGACGCCGGGCTTCTATGCGCGGCAGGATACGCGGACGCCGGTGCGCTTCGCCATGTGGTCGATCGGGATCAACATCGTGCTGAACCTCGCGTTGATCCCGACCGTCGCCCATATCGGCCCGCCGCTGGCGACCGCCGTTGCCGCATGGGTCAATGTCGCGATGCTGTACGTCACGCTCAAACGGCGCGGCCATTTCGCGCTGGACCGGCAGCTGACCCATCGCCTGCCGCGCTTCGCCGTCGCCGCGCTGCTGATGGGGGCGGCGCTGTTCTTTGCCGATACGCTGGTCGCGCCGTGGACGACGGGGGCGGTCGTCACCCGCATCCTCGGCATGGTCGCCCTCGTCGGCGCGGGCGCGATCGTCTATGGCGTCGCCTGCCTTGCCACCGGAGCGTTCCGGCTGGCCGATCTTCGCGCGCTGCTCCGGCGGCGCGCCGCGTAA
- the trpS gene encoding tryptophan--tRNA ligase yields MRVVSGIQTTGNLHLGNYLGAIRNWVRLQDRMGADDVCLFFLADLHALTVTQDPKELASNTIEMAATLLAAGIDPDRSILFNQARVPAHSELAWILGGTARVGWLNRMTQWKDKAGKNREGASVGLFTYPVLQAADILAYKATHVPVGEDQKQHLELARDIATKFNLDFGVELFPLPEPMIPEDTPRIMSLRDGSAKMSKSDPSDMSRINLIDSDEAIATKFRKAKTDPEPLPSEVAGLAERPEARNLVTIYAALSGQTPQDVLGQFGGQGFGAFKPALADLAVAKLGPIRDRLVALLDDRVAVGATLAKGAARAEALARPTLLAAQQALGLQV; encoded by the coding sequence ATGCGTGTCGTCTCCGGCATCCAGACCACCGGCAATCTCCACCTCGGCAATTATCTGGGCGCGATCCGCAACTGGGTGCGGTTGCAGGACCGGATGGGCGCGGACGATGTGTGCCTGTTCTTCCTCGCCGACCTCCATGCGCTGACCGTCACGCAGGACCCAAAGGAACTGGCGTCGAACACGATCGAGATGGCGGCGACCTTGCTGGCGGCGGGAATCGATCCCGACCGTTCGATCCTGTTCAACCAGGCGCGCGTGCCGGCGCATAGCGAGCTGGCCTGGATTCTCGGCGGCACGGCGCGGGTCGGCTGGCTCAACCGCATGACCCAGTGGAAGGACAAGGCCGGCAAGAACCGCGAAGGTGCCAGCGTCGGGCTGTTCACCTATCCGGTGCTGCAGGCCGCCGACATCTTGGCGTACAAGGCGACGCATGTGCCGGTCGGCGAGGACCAGAAGCAGCATCTGGAGCTGGCGCGCGATATCGCGACCAAGTTCAACCTCGATTTCGGGGTCGAGCTGTTCCCGCTGCCCGAACCGATGATCCCGGAGGATACGCCGCGGATCATGAGCCTGCGCGATGGTAGCGCCAAGATGTCCAAGTCCGATCCCTCGGACATGAGCCGCATCAACCTGATCGATTCGGACGAGGCGATCGCGACCAAGTTCCGCAAGGCGAAGACCGACCCCGAACCGCTTCCGTCCGAGGTCGCGGGGCTGGCGGAACGGCCCGAGGCGCGCAACCTCGTCACCATCTATGCCGCACTGTCGGGACAGACGCCGCAGGACGTGCTCGGGCAGTTCGGCGGACAGGGATTCGGCGCGTTCAAGCCGGCGCTGGCCGATCTGGCGGTGGCGAAGCTGGGGCCGATCCGCGACCGGCTGGTCGCGCTGCTCGACGACCGGGTGGCGGTCGGCGCGACGCTGGCCAAGGGCGCGGCCAGGGCCGAGGCGCTGGCGCGGCCGACGCTGCTGGCGGCGCAGCAGGCGCTCGGCCTGCAAGTCTGA